One Streptomyces spororaveus genomic window, CAGGTCGCAGACGTTGGAGAAGTCGGCACACAGCGGATCGACGAACCCGGTGACCCAGTGCTTCCTGGCCATCCGGCGGCACAGCTCACGAGCGAGACGGGTCTTCCCGACGGTTCCGCCCCCGGTGATCAGCCGCATGCGCCGCCCATCAGCCTGTTGACACCAGTCGACCAGGGCGCTGAGCTCCTGCGCCCGGCCCGTGAACGGCACGACTTCGTACCGGGCCTCGAGTAGGGCCGCCTCGGACCGGAGATCGCGTAGCGGCAAAGGGCTGTAGGCCGGCTGCAGGACCTCGCCACCCGCCCAGACGGGGTCCAGCAGGACGGTAGCGTCGGCCGGGAGGCTCCTGGCGGCCAGCAGGCAGGCCTTCGCCTCCTCGGAGCCGTCGTCACCGAAAATCCGGCTGACCGGGAGGGCATGCAACCGTCCGTCGACCCTGGCCCGGTCATCCGTGATCACGCCCACGAGGTGGTCCCCGCTGAACAGAGCGGCGCCAGACATTCCGCTCCACCATGACGCGCCACGGCCTGCCCGCGGAGACCCGCTCTGGATCTGGAAGTTCACCTGCTGCACCAAGTGCCGCGCACCCGTCCGGGGAAGGATGGCCCCCCTCGCGTCCTCCACGTTCAGGAACTGCTCCGTTCCGGCCTCGTACAGCTGCGAACGCGGAAAGCCCAGCGTCTGTGCCGGAACCGCCTCCTCGCCGACCAAGCGGCCCAGCCGCACCTCTACGTACCTGTCCAAGCTCCCGGTCCCGAACGGATCGGCGGTGGTGGAGGTCAGGAGCGCAAAGTCGGTGTCCTGGGTGCCTTTGGCCACGACCGTGAACGTATGCGGCTCATCCGAGAGGTCATAACCCCCGCCACGGCGAACGTACTTGCGTACCGTGGCCGTGGAGTCCCTCATCCCCACACAGTGGCCCGCCGTGAGCACGAGATCCGGCGTCAGCAGATAGCCTGAGCCGCGTTCGTCGGCTGAAAGAGAAACCAGGCGTTCGGCGTCCAGCCCGGTCATTTCGGATCCTTGTTTGAGTCGCCGATGTGCGTGGTCTCGGGCAGCCTGAGGTTCAGCTTGATGCGGTGAGTGGAGGCGTTGCTCCGCGCGAACTCCCCACCGGCCTGAACCACCCAGAACTGCACTCCGGCCTTGCCCCCGCCACTCTTCGTCACCTGGACGGAGGCTTCGATTTCGACGTCTTCGACGCTGAACTTCAGCTCCTCCGCCAGCGCTCGCTGCTGTGCGACTTCCAGCTCACGGCGCAGCCCGCTGACCATGTCCGCGAGCCCCAGATCACTGGTCTGGTTCTCCTCACGCATGTCCGTCATGGTGGCGCTCCCTCGTGTAGGAACCATGACCGTGCGCGGCTGCCTGCGGGACACCCCCGCAAGTTGTCTTCGCCTCAGGGCTGACGACCGGACCGGCGCGCGGTCGAGGCGTGGATACGTGGCCGCTGCCTCGCCATCGCGGAACTCGATGGTCGTGGGAGCCCGCGTCGAAGTAGCGAGAGAGCCTTGCGCAGACACGGCTGATTCAGCGCGACGTCTGCTATGTCAAGTCTTCAAGCTGCCGTCCGTCTGGGCAACTCGATCACAGCCTGCGCCATCGAGTGGGGCAGTTGATGGCATCAAAGAATTGGACGGGCCGAGGAGGAGCCGAGCACCTTGTTGGGGGGTGATCGGAGCGAGTCAGCCCGGCGCCTACTCCTCCATGACCTGCGCAGACGCCTTTCACAAGACGCGCTGACCTCCGCCAGGATCTCGCCGCTTTGAGCCGTGAATCGATTTCCCGCGTAACGGCAGTCAAGGAGAGCCTCCGAAGAGCTGCGATCGTTGCTCCGTACCGTGGAGATCACCGATGACGAACGGGTTGCCGTATGCATCCCGGCCGACGGCGGTGCCCATGTTGCCGCGCGCCGGGAAGGGCCCGGCCCACACCCGCCCGCCCAGGGGCCCGGCGACGCCGTGGTGGACGATCCCTCGAACTCCGGCAGCTTCCCCGGCAGTCCGTCGTCAGCATCCTCGTCGAACGCCTTCAGCGGGCGCAGCGACCGCTCCCGGTCCGCCTCCTGGCGGGTCAAGCGCCCGGGTAGTGCGCTCGGCAAAGGCTCGCCCCGGTCGACCCCCGCCCGGCGGGACCGGCACGCCGACCGCACTGGACCAGCCTTTAGGGTTTACCCATGAGTTTGACAGCGGGTCACGAGGAAGGAGCCCTGCCCGGTCCGGCGGCATCGGCGCGGGGCTGGCAGGCGCCGAGCGCGGTCGAGCGGGGGCTGTACGAGGCGAAGGCGCGCGGCGACTGGCCCGCGTACTACGACCTCGTCGCACGGGCCGACCTGTACATGATGCAGTCGCGCGCCTACGTCGACGCGAGCGGGGGCAGCACCCGCTTCCACCCCTACTGGAACCCGCAGACCCGGACCGCGTGCCTGGCCGTCTACACCGGCGGCATGCTGCCGCCGCCCGTCGCCGACCCGGTCTACAACTGCTACGACCTGGGCTGGTTCGCGGAGGTCTGGAACCAGAACGACCCGCCCTACCTCGTCGTCAACCCCGGCAGCCCCTGCGAGGGCGTCCTGCCGGCCGGGCCGGAGGGCCTCGCCCTGTGGCAGCGTCACTCCGCCCCGGTCGAACGGCCGGGACTGGCCCAGGACGTCGTCCACACCCTGGAGGTGGGCGGCCCCCTCACCGGCCCCGTCGCCTTCGGTCTCGCGGCCGGCGCGCACATCAACGTGCACAACGGGCGCTACTGGAACTCGATGGCCTACCACGGCTGCGGCTACCGCGACGAGAAGCGCATGCTGGAACGCTGGTGGGGCGTCACCACCCGGGAGGACTGGCAGGGCACGCAGGCTCAGTTGCTGCGCGCCGGAATGGTCAGCGGGGTCTGGGAGTCCGCCCTGCAGCTTCGGCGCGGCATGGCCCTGGACTTCGCGGGCCCCGTCGACGTCGACCACTGGCGCGAGGCCGCGGGGAACGCGGTGCGCAGGCGCGCCGAGGCCGCCGCCGAACCTCACCTGACCCCGGACGGCGTCACCCCGGGCCGTACGGTCACCGCTGCGGAGCTGGAGGGCCAGGTGACCGGCCTTCAGCGGTTGATCGGCCGCATCGCACGCTACGAGGCGCGGTTCCGCGCCGACGGCCTGCTGCCCGCGGGGGGCTTCGTCCGGAGCGTCGAAGCCTGGGACTACGGCCGGGCCTCCGGCATGGCCCGCTGGGGACTCGCCGCCCGTCTGTGCTCCCTGCAGGAGGCGGAGGCGGCCGTGGTCCAGGCCGGCCGTCTCGTGCAGCTCAACTACCGCTCGTGGGAGGACTTCTCGGCCGCCTACATCCTGGGCCGCTGCCTCCACTTCGACGAGGAGGAGTTCGGCGAGTGGTACGAGACGGTCCTTGCGACCCACCGTGCCCTGACCGCGGACCCGGCCAGCCCGTGGCGCACGCTTGACTGGAACTGAGGATCCCGTTTCAGCGCTGCGGTCCGGCGCCGGCGGGCACCTCGTCACGCCTCCCCGTCGATGCCCGCCTCGCGGGCGGCCAAGGCCCGGCGCGGGTGATCGATCCCGCCGGCGGACGGATCCCGCAGTACGGGCAGGAACAGCCGCCCCGCTCTGGCCGACCGACCATCCCGTGCCACCACCGCTCCCCTTCGCACCTGGCAGTCCCGGGCGCGGGCGGACCGCCTGACGCCCCACGCACGGCCGCAGGGGCCGGACCCGGCGGGTCCGGCCCCTGCGGCCGTGCGTGGGGCGTCAGTTCTTGACGGGCTCCATGCAGAGGACGAACTTGTCCGTCTCGAGCTGCTGCGCGAGAGCGACCTCGGCCACGCCCTCGCACTTGTCGAGGTCGAAGGTGTTGTCGACGACCTTGACGACCTTGTAGAGGTCGGCCACCTTCTCCGTGCAGCCCTTGCTCTCGACCTTGGGGTCGTTCTCCGGGCCGGTGACGACGACGCAGTCCCCGGCCTCCGCGTGCACCGGGGCATCGCCTGTCAGATGGGGAAGGCCCAGACGCCAGAACAGTGCGACCGCGATCGCCACGGCGACGCCGAGGATCTTCTTCCCCAGGCCGCTCTTCTTCTTCGCGGGCTCGGACGGCGCGACGGGGGCGTCGAACGGGCCGGGAGCGGCGGGCTGCTCAGGGGACTGCGGCGCGGGAGGCGTGGCCATGGAGGGTTCCTTGGGGACGTGGGCATGATCGAACGGGCGTACGCTACCGGCTCCTGGAGTCACAAAAGGGACTCTTCCCTTCCGTTTCCTGATCGGATACGGAGTCGTGATCCTGTCGACTCGTCAGGGCCGCCCCGCCGGACCCCGGCCCGAGGCCGGCGCGGAGGACTCCTACCGGGCGTGGCCGAGGGGCGACCCCGGCGCCGTGCGGCGGTGGCTGCGCGGAATTGCGCTCGCGAGGCGGCGAGTTGTTACGGCCAGCCCTGCTTCACTTTGGCGGGCGCGGTGTTCCAGCTCTTGGGTATGAAGGTGATGACGTAGGTTCCGCGGTCGAAGTCCGTGTATCCGGAGGACCAGTTGCGGAACTTGCTCTCATATACCTGCATGGGCCCCATACCACCTTCGGGCGAGTGGTAGTGGTTGGCGTGGGTCCATATGGTGTTGTCAGGGTTTGTTTCTTTTTGGTCCCCGAACCAGCCGTAGTCGAAGTTGACATAGCTTTCGCCGGGCTTGGCGGGGCTGCGTGAGCTGTTCCTGTCCTTCGACATGTCTACGAGGCCTGTGTTCTGGTTGGGGCGGAAGGCACCGGGGTCCCCGTACTTCCGCTTGTCGGAGGGACTCGAGGGGTCCTGCCCGCTCCAGAAGTGCTTCGAGTAGATGACCGCCTTCATCTTGGACGGGTCGTGGTTGCCCCCGTTCCTGTCCTTGAACGACGGGGTGTTCCTCAGGGCCGAGTAGAAGTTCGAACGGCTGTCTTCGGCGGCGAGAGCGTCGTCGTTCTTCGCGAGCTCTGCCTTGAGGTTGCTCAGGTAGGCACTCTCGTCATGGCTGCTTTCCAGGGCCTTGTTCATGACGGATGCCACATCCCGGGCCCGGTTGAATCCCTTTGTCTCGTCAAAACTCTGCTTGGCGATGCGCCCCTCGAACTCCGCCCGCGTCTCGCCCGGCCGCGGGCTGGTGTTCTCCAGAGCGTTCCGGTGCTTCTCCTCGTCGAAGGACGCAAAGGCCAGTTTGTTGGTCGGATAAGGACCTGAATTGACCCAGGTGACGCCGACGCACCCGTAGGACAGCTGCTCCCGCTGCTGTTCGGTCATCTGCTGCACTCGTCCGTCGCGATGGCTGTAGACCTGCTGCCACTTGCGTATGTAGTTGCTGATGCCGGTAGTGGCCCTGTCTCCATGGGCCCGGTACGCGTCGGGCATGCGGTCCAGCGGCTCGGCAGGCGGCGTGACCCTGTCGCCGGCCGCTGTGGAGGCCCTGAGGGACTCGGTGGCGCTCGGCAGGTCCCCGCCGGGGGTTTTGCCCGGCCGGCCCAGGTCCAGGCCCGCTTCGTTCAGCGCGTTGATGAGCCTGACGTCATCCGCTGTCAGGCCGTTGCTGTCGGCATAGGAACCGTTCCCGTCGCCGGCACCCCCGGCTGCCTGACTGACGGTCGGCGCGAGACCTGCGGTGCACAGCACGATGCTCACCGTGGTGAGGGCGAGGAACCCTGAACGTTTGTACATGAAAGCCTGGAATTCCTTTCATTGAAAAGCGACATGAGACAACGCGAAGCGTCTGCGCGACGGCAGAAGAGAGCTGCCGGATCCGGCATGCCCCCCTTGCTCCCACCTTTGTCTCGATGCGTCCGGGAGCGGCAAGAAGCCGACACCGGCCGGGATTTCACTTCTTCTGCGCCGACACCGGATGGATAGTCGGGTCGTGCGAGAAGTGATCATGTCCCGGCGCCGATTCCTCGACAACACTGCGGCTCCACATTCGGCCAGCAGGCCAATGGGGTGGTATTCGGTCATGCGGACCGGGCCCGCCCCGCGCCGGTACATGAAGCGGCGGCGTTCTCCTGACCCCTGTCGCACGATCCGTGGCGCGGCCGGGGCCGGCCGCCTCGAAAGCCCTGCGGAATGGTCTGTGGCGGCGCTGTCAGCCGCGCCGGGGAATGTCAGGCGTGGGCGGCGATACGGGCGCAAGAGCTCCGGTGGAGCGTGCGGAACTCCGGAAGGACGCGGCCCTGCACGCCGGGAGGACCGCAAGGTCTTCGCCACTCTCCCTGGCGAACCTCGGTCGGCTCACAGCCGCCCCAGCTCTGTCATGAGCCGTCGCCTTCCGTAGAACGGCCGGTAAAGCCCTCTCCGTACGGAGTTCTCGGTGAGGCCGCCGGCGGCGGCAGCGTGTGCGGTGTCCCGGGAGGACAGTGCGGGCTTCTGCGTGCGGGGTCGGCCGATACGGACGGTGATCTCGGGGAGGGGGTTGTCGAAAGGTTCAGCTGGGGCCCGGTCAGGCCTTCTCGACGGCCTCGACGAAGGCCACGGCCTTGGGCTGCGCCGCGACGGCCTCGTCGCGGCCGAGGTTGGGGCCGCACAGCGCGTCCGTGGTGGTCCCGGATTCCTGAGCGGCATTGAACCAGGCCGCCGCGCCCACTGTGGCAACGGCCGCTACGAGGCAGCCGCCGACCCGGGACGGCGGGCCCCGGACACCACCCCGGCTGCGTACGCGCCCGGGTGCCTTCTGGCAGCGGGGCGGGTGCTGGTGACCTCCGGGGCTGCAGGGGTGTGTCGCGCGTCGACCGCGCCCGGCTTGCGCGCCGCGCGTCTGTCATGTCAGGCGGGGGCTATGAGCGCGAGCAGTGCCCGGATCTTGCGCACCCGTTGGTGGCTGGGGTGGAGGTGGCGTTCGCATGCGGTCAGTGCCCGCTGGGCCTCTCTTCTCGCCTCGTCGTGGCGGCCCAGGCCCTTCAGGGCGACGGCAGCGGCGAGCTCGTGCGCTCCCGAGTCGGCGGGAGACGACGCGGGGTGGTGCCTGCCGGACTCGTCCAGTGCCCCCTGATGACGCCCCTGGCCCGACAGGCTGTGAAGCAACAGGAGCTGCAGACCGAACGCCAGGTGCCCCTCGGCCCGCGGCAGATGCGCGCGGGCGATCGTCTCCGCCTCCTTGTGCCGGTCCAGCGCGCACAGGACATCGCCCATGCACACCAGGGCACTCAGTTCCAGCTCCCAGACCTCGGTCACGTACATGGTCCGCGTCAGCGTCCGCAGAACGGCCTCGACCTCGGCCTCCGCCTCAGCGGGCCGGCCCTCGTCGATCAGCACCCACGCACGGAACAGCCTGGCCCGCAGCAGCATCCGCCGGCTCGCGCCGGTCAGGTGCTCCGAGCCGGCGATGAGGTCTTCGAGCTCAGCCAGCACCACCGCCCCGCGGCCGTGAAGGACCGCCGCCTGAAGGGCGGAGTACCTGCCCGTCCAGACGACCCATGGCCGCCGATCACGCCCCCGCACACCC contains:
- a CDS encoding trypco2 family protein; protein product: MTDMREENQTSDLGLADMVSGLRRELEVAQQRALAEELKFSVEDVEIEASVQVTKSGGGKAGVQFWVVQAGGEFARSNASTHRIKLNLRLPETTHIGDSNKDPK
- a CDS encoding DUF1266 domain-containing protein, which encodes MSLTAGHEEGALPGPAASARGWQAPSAVERGLYEAKARGDWPAYYDLVARADLYMMQSRAYVDASGGSTRFHPYWNPQTRTACLAVYTGGMLPPPVADPVYNCYDLGWFAEVWNQNDPPYLVVNPGSPCEGVLPAGPEGLALWQRHSAPVERPGLAQDVVHTLEVGGPLTGPVAFGLAAGAHINVHNGRYWNSMAYHGCGYRDEKRMLERWWGVTTREDWQGTQAQLLRAGMVSGVWESALQLRRGMALDFAGPVDVDHWREAAGNAVRRRAEAAAEPHLTPDGVTPGRTVTAAELEGQVTGLQRLIGRIARYEARFRADGLLPAGGFVRSVEAWDYGRASGMARWGLAARLCSLQEAEAAVVQAGRLVQLNYRSWEDFSAAYILGRCLHFDEEEFGEWYETVLATHRALTADPASPWRTLDWN
- a CDS encoding tetratricopeptide repeat protein, whose product is MLAELEDLIAGSEHLTGASRRMLLRARLFRAWVLIDEGRPAEAEAEVEAVLRTLTRTMYVTEVWELELSALVCMGDVLCALDRHKEAETIARAHLPRAEGHLAFGLQLLLLHSLSGQGRHQGALDESGRHHPASSPADSGAHELAAAVALKGLGRHDEARREAQRALTACERHLHPSHQRVRKIRALLALIAPA
- a CDS encoding LppU/SCO3897 family protein; its protein translation is MATPPAPQSPEQPAAPGPFDAPVAPSEPAKKKSGLGKKILGVAVAIAVALFWRLGLPHLTGDAPVHAEAGDCVVVTGPENDPKVESKGCTEKVADLYKVVKVVDNTFDLDKCEGVAEVALAQQLETDKFVLCMEPVKN
- a CDS encoding protein-glutamine gamma-glutamyltransferase, giving the protein MYKRSGFLALTTVSIVLCTAGLAPTVSQAAGGAGDGNGSYADSNGLTADDVRLINALNEAGLDLGRPGKTPGGDLPSATESLRASTAAGDRVTPPAEPLDRMPDAYRAHGDRATTGISNYIRKWQQVYSHRDGRVQQMTEQQREQLSYGCVGVTWVNSGPYPTNKLAFASFDEEKHRNALENTSPRPGETRAEFEGRIAKQSFDETKGFNRARDVASVMNKALESSHDESAYLSNLKAELAKNDDALAAEDSRSNFYSALRNTPSFKDRNGGNHDPSKMKAVIYSKHFWSGQDPSSPSDKRKYGDPGAFRPNQNTGLVDMSKDRNSSRSPAKPGESYVNFDYGWFGDQKETNPDNTIWTHANHYHSPEGGMGPMQVYESKFRNWSSGYTDFDRGTYVITFIPKSWNTAPAKVKQGWP